The following is a genomic window from Spiribacter sp. 1M189.
TACCGCCTCTATGACCTGATCTGGAAGCGCACCGTGGCGTGCCAGATGATTCATGCCACCATCGACACCGTCTCGGTGGACCTGGCGGCCGGCAGCACGGCGAGCTTCCGAGCCACCGGCTCGACCATCCGGGATCCGGGCTTCATGGCCGTTTACAAGGAAGACGGCGATGACCGGGCGGCCGACGCCAGCGAGCGGATTCTCCCGCCGCTGGAGGAGGGGGATGAGATCCCACTGCTGGCGTTGCGACCGGAACAGCACTTCACCGAGCCTCCGCCAAGATACTCCGAAGCCAGCCTCGTGCGGGCACTGGAGGAGTACGGCATCGGCCGGCCATCCACCTATGCCTCGATCATCTCCACGCTGCAGGCGCGCAATTACGTCACGCTGGAGAACCGGCGGTTCAGGCCGACGGATACCGGCCGGGTGGTCACCAAGTTCCTCACCGAGCATTTCGACCGGTACGTCGACTACGAATTCACCGCCCGGCTGGAAGACCGGCTCGACGCGATCTCACGCGGCGAGAGCGAATGGGTGCCGGTGCTGCGGGAGTTCTGGGATCCGTTCCACGAGCGGGTCGAGGAAAAGCAGCAGGTATCGCGCGGCGAGGTCATGAAGGCCCGTGAGCTCGGTACCGACCCGAAGAGTGGCCGGCCGGTGACAGCAAGGCTCGGCCGCTATGGGCCATTCGTGCAGATCGGCACACGCGAAGACGAGGAAAAACCCCGTTTCGCCAGCCTCCGGCCTGGACAGAGCATCGATACCATTGCGCTCGACGAAGCCCTGGCATTGTTCACGCTGCCACGTGATCTGGGAACCACGCCGGATGGTCTTCCGCTGAGCGTGAACATCGGCCGCTTCGGCCCCTACGTCCGCTTCGGTGATCAGTTCGCTTCGCTGAAGAAAGACGACGATCCCTACACGATCGAGCGCGATCGCGCCCTCGAACTGGTCGAGGAGAAAAAGGAGAACATCGCCAGACGCACCATCCAAAGCTTTGATGACGGTGCGCTCACGGTGATGAAGGGTCGTTTCGGCCCCTACGTGACCGACGGTCGCAAACGGGCGAAGGTGCCGAAGGATCGCGAGGCCGAGAGCCTGACTCGCGACGAGTGCCAGGCACTGGTCGACGAAGCGCCTGAGCCGAAGGGCCGCGGTGGCAAGCGCAAGACCGCGACCAAGCGCAAGGGTGGTTCCAGCAGTCGGCGTCAGTCCGCGGGCAGCTGACATGACCTGCCCAACGCCTCGCCTGCGCCACATCCACGATGTCGTGCTGGCCGGCGGCGTGGGCGCCTATCCCACCGAGGGCGTCTGGGGGCTCGGTTGCGACCCGCTGAATACGGAGGCCCTGGCGCGCCTGATACGGCTTAAGGGCCGCGGCAGCGAAAAGGGCCTGATCGTGATCGCAGCGGACCTGGATCAGCTTGAAGATCTCGTGCAGTGGCCCGAGCGGGATGCAGTGCGCAATGCCATGCTGAGATCCTGGCCCGGGCCGGTGACCTGGGTCATGCAGGCCGCCCCCGAATTGCCGGCACTACTCACCGGCGGGCGAGCCACCATTGCCGTGCGTGTAAGCGCCCATCGTCCGGTCATCGAACTGTGCCGCGCCGTGGGCATGGCGCTTGTCTCCACCAGCGCCAACCGCAGCGGTCATCCCGCCTGTCGGCGCGGCTGGCGCGTTCGCCGGGTGTTCGGCAACAATCTCGACTGGTTTCTACCCGGACCACTGGGCGGACAGCGCGGCCCCTCGGAGATCCGCGAGGCTGGTACCGGGCGGATACTGCGTGCGGCAGCCGGCTAGCCGCGCTATCGATGCCAGGCTCACTGATCGACGCACTCGGCGCCCGCAGCGGGATCGTCTGCGCCGTCGGGGCAGGCGGCAAGAAAACCATCCTGCATCGCATCCTTGCCGACCACCCCGGTCGCGTCGGCCTCACGGCCACCGTGATGTCGACGTTTCCAGACCGTGGCATCGTGGACGCGCGACTGATCACAGAGCCATCCGAACTCCGGCAGCGTGTGCCGGGGTCCGCCAGGCATCACCGACGAGTGGCCTTCGCCCGCCCTGGGCATAAACCGGGCCGGGTTGCCGGCCTCGATCCCGATCTGGTCGCTGAACTGCATGCCCGAAGTCATTTTGATGTCAGCCTGGTCAAATCCGACGGTGCACGGATGCGGGGCATCAAAGCGCCTCGTGCCGATGAGCCCGTGGTGGTGCGGGGCTGCACGACACTGATCAGCGTGGTGTCCGCGGCGGTGATTGGCCAGGCGCTGGACGAGCGGATCGCCCACCGGGTCGAACGGCTCGGCGAGCTGCTCGGTACACCAACCGGCACCCTGATCACCGCAGTCCATATTGGAGGCCTCATCAGCGATGAGCATGGCGGCCGACAACGACTCGGCACCGCCCGCCATATCGCGGTAATCACTCACGTGGACGATGGCGGGCGCCTGGTGGAGGCCCGCCGCGCCGCCCGAATCGCGCTGGACTCGGCGACGCCGCCGGAGCGCGTCATACTGGCATCAATGACCGCCGCTGACCCGATCGCCGAGGTTATCGAGCCACCGCCCGCCGGGGAGACCGCATCCTGATGGCTGAACCCACAGTCAGTGCGGTGATACTCGCCGGGGGACGCGGGCGCCGCATGGGATACCAGGACAAAGGGCTGGTGGAATGCAATGGCCAACCGCTGGTGGCTCATGTGATGGCCGCCATCGCACCCTGCGTGGGCGACATCGCGATCAATGCCAACCGCAATCTCGACGAGTACGGCCGACTGAGCCGCCCGGTGATCAAGGATCGGCACCCCGACTATCCGGGGCCCCTCGCCGGAATCGCGGCCGGCCTTGACTGGTGCCCCACAGAGGCGTTGTTCGTCGTCCCCTGCGACACGCCGGGCATTCACGGCTGCTGCGTCGAGCGCCTCCGCGCGGCGCTGGACGGGGCGGAAATCGCCGTTGCCCACGATGGCCACCGGTTGCAGCCCCTTCATGCCCTGGTTCGGCGGCGCTGCCGCGACAGCCTGACCCGTTTCCTCGCGGCGGGCGGCCGACGGGTCGATCAGTGGATCGAGACACTGGACTGGCGGCAGGCGGATTGCTCCGACCGCCCCGAAATGTTTTTCAACATCAACTCGCCGGAAGCGCTCCATGACTGACCCTTGTGCAACCACTCCGCTCACCGTCGCTGAGGCGCTGGAACATCTGCGTACAGCACTCACGCCAATCACTGGCCATCGCCGTGTCGCCATCCGGGAGTCTCTGGGGCAGGTGCTGGCCGGGGAAATCATGGCCGACACGCCGGTTCCCGCGCATGACAACTCAGCCATGGACGGTTATGCGGTCCGCAATGACGACGCCGGCACTGACAGCCTGCGCTGCGTCGGTACGGCCTTTGCCGGCCAGCCTTTTACCGGTGGGGTCGCCCCCGGCGAATGCGTCCGCATCATGACCGGGGGTGTTATCCCGGCCGGTGCGACGGCGGTCGTCATGCAGGAGCGGACCGAGGCCCGGAGCGACAACATCACCCTACGGCAATGGCCCGAAGCGGGCGAGAACATCCGACGCGCCGGCGACGATCTGCAGGCCGGCGATATCATCCTGCCCACCGGTCGCCGGATCACACCGGCGGACCTCGGCGTGATGGCCTCCCTCGGTCGAGCGGAAGTCGATGTCATCCGGCCGTTACGCGTGGCTTTCTTCTCCACCGGTGACGAGCTTCGAGGGGTCGGCGAGGCGCTCGGGGCGGGCGATATCTACGACAGCAACCGCTACAGCCTCTATGGCATGCTCACGCGGCTGCAGGTCGAGCTGCTCGACCTGGGCGTCGTCCCCGACGACCGGATGGCCGTGCGCGACGCCCTGGCACACGCCGCCGCCCAGGCGGACGTGGTGGTCACCTCCGGCGGTGTCTCCGTGGGCGAAGCGGATTACGTGGGCCAGATCCTGCGGGAACAGGGCGAGGCGCATTTCTGGAGCCTTGCCATGAAACCCGGGCGCCCCCTCACTTTCGGTCGTTATGCCGGTGCCTGGTTCTTCGGCCTGCCCGGCAATCCGGTCTCGGTAATGGCGACGTTCACGCAGGTGGTCGCCCCGGCACTGCGTCAGCTCGCCGGCGAGACAGCGCGACCGCGGCCGCGTTTCCGGCTCCCCTGCCGTAGCAACCTGAGCAAGAAACCCGGACGGCAGGACTTCCAGCGGGGAAGACTGGTGGTTGGGGAAGACGGCTCACTGGAGGTGGAGAGCGTGGGCCGACAGGGATCCGGCATGCTGCGGTCGATGAGCATGGCGGACTGCTTCATCGTGCTACCGGCAGACAGCGGAGACGTAACCGCCGGCGAATGGGTCACCGTCGAGCCATTCGCCGGCCCACTGATCTGAGCCCGATGGGCCTGGAGTGGCTCAGCCCCCGATGTAGGACATCTCGATCCGGCGGGTATCCACGGGTCGCGTCTCGTGGGTCCGCAGCTCGGAGTAGCGGTCGCCGCGCCGCGACCAGATATTGATCAGTGCCTCGCGAATGGCCTCGTCGCTCTCACCGGCCCGCAGACGGTCGCGAAGGTCATGGCCCGCTCCGGCAAAGAGACAGGTGAAGAGCTTGCCCTCGGCGGACAGTCTGGCCCGGCTGCAGGTGCCACAGAAGGGCTGACTCACAGAGCTGATCAGGCCCACCTCACCGGCGCCATCGCGGTAGCGGTAACGGGCCACGACCTCACCGCGGTAATTCGGCGAGACCGGCTCGAGAGGCCAGTGGGCGTCGATACGCGCCATCACCTCCCGCGAAGGCAGCACCTGATCCAGTTGCCAGCCATTGCTGTTGCCCACATCCATGAACTCGATGAACCGCACGATATGCGGGGTGCCGCGAAAGTGTGCGGCCATGGGGACGATGTCGTGATCATTGACCCCCCGCTGCACCACCATATTGACCTTGATGGGTGACAGCCCGGCACGCTCGGCGTTCTCGATACCTTCGAGCACACGGGCCACCGGAAAGCCGACATCATTCATGGCGCGGAAGGTGGCGTCGTCTATGCCGTCCAGGCTGATCGTCACCCGCTTCAACCCCGCCGCCCTGAGCGCCCTCGCCTTATCGATCGTCAGCAGTGAGGCGTTGGTGGTGAGGCTGATGTCCTCAATCCCCTCCACTTCAGCCAGCATGCCGATCAGCCTGTCGAGATCGCGTCGGATCAGCGGTTCGCCCCCGGTCAGCCGGAGTTTGCGAACCCCCAGGGGGGTAAAGAGTCGGGCCAGCCGCTGGATTTCCTCGAAGGTCAGCAATTCGCGACGTGGCATAAACGCATGATTGGCGCCGAACAACGCCTTGGGCATGCAGTAGCCACAGCGGAAATTACAGCGATCGGTCAGCGAGACACGCAGATCGCGCAACGGCCGCTGAAGCTGGTCCGTCACCGTCGCGTCCGTCGTGGTCATTCCCCGGCTCCGGGCAGCGTCTCGCCCTGCAGGTACACCTCCGTGCCATCGGCATAGGCCTCCCGCTTCCAGACCGGGGCGGTTTTTTTCAGGGTGTCGATAGCGAAGCGACCGGCCTCAAAGGCTTCGGCACGATGCGCTGCGCGGACCACCACCACCACACTCAGATCACCCACCTCGAGCTTGCCGGTACGATGCCGAATCGCGCAGGAGAGAATGTCGAAACGCGCCATGGCCTGCGCTTCGACCTCGGCCAGCGAGCGCTCCGCGAGCGGTTCGTAGGCCGAATAATCGATGGCCGTGACCGCCTTGCCATCATGGTGACGCCGAACCGTACCACCGAAGACCACCAGTGCGCCGGCGTCCGGTGAGTCGCTTTGGGCAAGCAGCTCATCCAGATCGATCGCGGCACTGTCCACACGCTCGGTCATCGCCATTCATCTCCGGGGTAGCCTTGGCCATCCAGGGCAACAGGGCCCAGACTATCGGCAGCCTTCTCCGATTCAACCCACAACATGCCGGGGTGCTCCCTGCCTGTCCAGACACCGGTCGGGGTAGCATTGTTCTACGCCGGAAGAGAGATAAAACGACCCATGCCCGATATTGATCCCACTGCCGTAAGAGCCTATCTGCTGGATCTGCAGGACCGTATCTGTGATTCCCTGGCCGGACTGGACGGCGCGGGCTTCTCCGAGGACGCCTGGGATCGCGCCGCCGGCGGTGGCGGCCGGAGCCGGGTCCTCGCGAATGGCAACGTCTTCGAGCAGGCCGGGGTCAACTTCTCCCATGTCTTCGGCGATGGCCTGCCGGCCGCCGCCAGCGAGCGCCGTCCCGAGCTGGCCGGACGCGGTTTTCAGGCCATGGGCGTGTCACTGGTCGTTCATCCTCACAACCCCTGTGTCCCGACCTCCCACGCCAATGTGCGCTTCTTCCTCGCCGAGGCGGAAGGCAAGCCACCGGTCTGGTGGTTTGGCGGCGGCTTCGATCTCACGCCCTTCTATCCGTTCGATGAAGACTGCCGGCACTGGCACGAAGTGGCGCGGGACGCAGTCTCTCCCTGGGGCGAGGATCTCTACCCCCGCTTCAAGCGCTGGTGTGACGAGTATTTCCACCTGCCCCACCGCAACGAGGCCCGTGGCATCGGAGGCCTGTTCTTCGATGACTACGATCGAGGCGGTTTTGAATCGGCCTTCGCCCTCATGCGCTCGGTAGGGGATGGATATCTCGATGCGTACATGCCCATCGTCAAGCGTCGCAAGGACACCCCTTATACTGATCGCGAACGGCAATTCCAGCTCTACCGGCGTGGCCGCTATGTGGAGTTCAACCTGCTCTATGACCGCGGTACCAAGTTCGGTATCCAGTCCGGTGGCCGGACGGAGTCCATCCTCATGTCCATGCCGCCCCTGGCACGGTGGGAGTACGACTACCAGCCGGCCGAGGGCACGCCGGAGGCCGCCCTGACGCGGGATTATCTCCGACCCCGGGAGTGGATCTGATCCCGCTCCCGGCCCGACATCCCGCCATCGCCGAACCCAAAGCGGTCATATCGCTGTGACTGAGATTCTTAAATCATGGGGCGACATCGCCGCCGGGGTCGGGTAGCGTGGCGGACCGCAATGGAAAGGATTTTCCGCAGCGCAACAATAACCTACGCTGCACCAGGGTCTGGTCACGGAGGAATCTCCCCGCTAGGCTGACGGACAGCGATGAATGGAGAGGTGAGCGATGGCAGCAAGAATGAAGCCCATGCCGAGCCCCGGCGACCCGGATCCGCAGGAGACCCAGGAATGGCTTGAGGCCATCGAATCGGTCCTCGAATACGAGGGGCCGGAACGCGCACAGTTCCTGCTGGAACGCCTGGTGGACGCGACCCGCCGCAGCGGCGGCCAGCTCCCCTTCAAGGCCACGACGGCCTACCAGAATACGATCCCGGCGCATCATGAGCAGCCCTTCCCGGGCGACCGCGCCCTGGAGTCTCGGATCCGATCGATCATCCGCTGGAATGCCATGGCCATGGTGGTTCAGGCCAATCGGGACCGGGACGGCATCGGCGGTCACATCGCCTCGTTCGCCTCATCAGCGACGCTCTATGAGGTCGGCTTCAACCACTTCTGGCGGGCGCCCGGCGAGGATCACGGCGGCGACCTGGTCTTCATGCAGGGGCACTCGGCACCCGGCATTTACGCACGCGCCTTCCTCGAGGGCCGTCTCAATGAGCAGGACCTGAACAATTTCCGCGCGGATCTCGCCAAGGAGGGCAAGCCGCTCTCCTCCTATCCGCATCCCTGGCTGATGCCGGATTTCTGGCAACTGCCCACGGTCTCCATGGGGCTTGGCCCGATCATGGGCGTCTATCAGGCGCGATTCCTCAAGTACCTGCATAACCGCGGCATCGCCGATACCTCCAACCGCAAGGTGTGGGTGTTCTGCGGCGACGGCGAAATGGACGAGCCGGAGAGCCTGGGTGCCATCGGTGTGGCGGCCCGGGAAGGGCTCGACAACCTCATCTTTGTCGTCAATTGCAACCTGCAGCGCCTCGATGGGCCGGTGCGCGGCAACGGCAAGATCATCCAGGAGCTGGAGGGCGAATTCCGTGGCGCCGGCTGGAACGTCCTCAAGGTGATCTGGGGCGCCGCCTGGGACAATCTGCTCGCCAAGGACCACCATGGCCTGCTCCGGCAGCGGATGGAAGAGGCCGTCGACGGCGAATATCAGAATTTCAAGGCCAAGGGCGGTGCATACACCCGGGAGCATTTCTTCGGCAAATACCCGGAGCTCAAGGCGATGGTCGCGAACATGTCCGACGAGGACATCTGGGGCCTCAAGCGGGGCGGGCATGACGCCGCCAAGGTATTCAACGCCTATCGCGCTGCCACCGAGCACGAAGGCCAGCCCACCGTCATCCTTGCCAAGACGGTCAAGGGCTATGGCATGGGCGAGGCCGGCGAGGGCCAGAACATCACCCATCAGCAGAAGAAGATGGCGGAGAACGCCCTCAAGGACTTCCGCGACCGCTTCCATATCCCCGTACCGGACGAGCAGGTGGCGGATGCGCCGTTCTACAAGCCGGCCGATGACTCGCCGGAGATCAAATACCTGCGCGAGCGCCGCGAGGCGCTCGGCGGCTATCTACCCGAGCGCAGGATTACCGCCGAGCCGCTGAAAATTCCGGCGCTCTCGGCCTTCGATGTCCTGCTCAAGGACAGCGGCGATCGCGAAATGTCCACCACGATGGCCTTTGTCCGGGCGCTGTCCATCATTGCCCGCGACAAGGGGCTGGCATCCCGCCTTGTGCCCATCGTCCCCGACGAGGCCCGGACCTTTGGCATGGAGGGGCTGTTCCGCCAGGTGGGGATCTACTCCCCGAAGGGTCAGCTCTATGAGCCGCAGGACGCCGATCAGCTGATGTACTACCGGGAGGACAAGAAAGGCCAGATCCTCCAGGAGGGCATCAACGAGGCCGGCGCGATGTCGAGCTGGATCGCCGCCGCCACGGCCTATGCCAATCACGGCGTCGAGATGATCCCGTTCTATGCCTACTACTCGATGTTCGGCTATCAGCGCGTCGGCGATCTGTGGTGGGCCGCCGGCGACATGCAGGCCAAGGGCTTTCTGATGGGCGGCACCGCCGGGCGGACCACGCTGAACGGCGAAGGCCTTCAGCACGAGGATGGCCATAGCCATCTGATGACGGCCGCCGTGCCCAATTGCCGGTCCTACGACCCGACTTTCGCCTACGAAATGGCGGTGATCATCCAGGACGGCATGAAGCGGATGTACGAAGACCAGGAATCGGTCTTCTATTACATCACCATGATGAACGAGAATTACCATCAGCCCGCCATGCCGGAGGGCGCCGAGGAAGGCATCCGCCGGGGCATGTACCTGTTCCGCAAGGGTGGCCGCGGCAAGAAGCGCGTCCAGCTCATGGGCTCGGGCACCATCCTCATGGAGGTCATTGCCGCCGCCGATCTGCTCAAGGAAGACTGGGGGATCGACAGCGACATCTGGAGTTGCCCGTCATTCACCGAGTTGCGCCGTGACGGTATCGACTGCGAGCGATGGAATCTCCTGCACCCCGAGCAAGAACCGCGGGCACCGTATGTCCGGCAATGCCTTGCCGACTATCAAGGACCGGCCATTGCCTCGACGGACTACATGCGCTCCTACGCCGACCAGATCCGTCCCTACCTCGACCGGGACTATGTGGTGCTCGGTACTGATGGCTACGGCCGCTCCGACACCCGAGAGAACCTGCGTCGCTTCTTCGAGGTGGATCGCTACTACGTGACCGTGGCAGCGCTGAAGGCGCTGGCCGACGAAGGCACGATCAAGCCCGAGCAGGTGGGCAAGGCGATCGCCAAGTACAACATCGACACGGAAGCCCCTAACCCGACCACGGTTTAGGGACCGCTCAGGGCGCAGGAGGAAATTGCGTGGCAGAGGTCAAGGAAATCACGGTTCCCGACATCGGCGATTTCGATGCCGTGGACGTCATCGAGGTACTGGTCGGACCGGGCGACAGCGTGTCGGCTGAGGACTCGCTCATCACGCTGGAGAGCGACAAGGCCACCATGGAGGTCCCCTCACCCGTCGACGGGACGGTGAAGGAGATGCTCATCCAGGTGGGCGACAAGGTCGCTGAAGGGACGCCGGTGGCTCGGGTCGAGGTGGCGGACAGCGCCGGTGATGAAGCCCCCGCGAGCACCGGGGATAGCGAGCCGGCGGCGGATACCGGGACTGAATCGACCGCCGAAACCCCGGCCGAGGAGTCAGCACCGCCCGCCGCCGAACCCGAACCGCCGACACCGGCGGCAAGCCCGGCAGAGCCAGCGGCCGCACCGGCGGACAGACCCCTGAGCGCGGACACACAGCGACTGGCCCATGCGGGACCATCGGTGCGGCGCTTCGCCCGCGAGCTGAGTGTCCCGCTGGACCAGGTCTCCGGGAGCGGCCCCAAGGGGCGCATCACTCGCGAGGACGTCCAGGCGTTCGTGAAATCCGTTATGGAGGGCGGCGCCGCCGCTGCCCCGGCCGCCGCAACCGGTGGGACCGGCATTCCACCCATCCCCGAGGTCGACTTCAGCAAGTTCGGCGAGGTCGAAGAAGTCGATCTGCCGCGTATCAAGAAGCTCTCGGGCCCGCATCTGCATCGCAGCTGGCTGAACGTGCCCCATGTCACCCAGTTCGACGAGGCCGACATCACCGAACTGGAAGCCTTTCGCAAAGCTGAGAAGGCGGCAGCGGAGAAGGCCGGGGTCAAGCTCACCCCGCTGGCGTTCCTGGTCAAGGCATCGGCACGGGCGCTGGTCGAGTTTCCGGACTTCAACAGCTCACTGCGCAGCGACGGTGCGGCGCTGATCCGCAAGCACTACATCAACATCGGCGTTGCCGTGGATACACCTCAGGGACTGGTCGTACCGGTCATCCGGGATGCCGACCGCAAGGGGATTTACGACATTGCCGGCGATCTGGCCGAGCTGTCCGGCAAGGCCCGCGACAGGAAACTGGGGCCGGCGGACATGCAGGGAGGCACATTCAGCATCTCGAGTCTGGGGGGCATCGGTGGGACGGCATTCACGCCCATCGTCAACGCGCCGGAGGTGGCCATCCTCGGCGTCTCCAAATCGGACATGAAGCCGGTCTGGAATGGCAGTGAATTTACGCCTCGACTGATGCTGCCCCTGAGCCTTTCCTATGACCACCGGGTAATCGACGGCGCGGCGGCGGCACGCTTCACCAGCTATCTGGCCGGCGTGCTCGGCGATCTTCGCCGGCTCATCCTATAACGCTCAAAGGACCGCGATTCATGTCACAAGCCAAGGAAGTCCGGGTCCCGGATATCGGCGATTTCGACGCCGTCGAAATCATCGAGGTGCTGGTCTCCCCGGGGGATACGGTCGAGGCAGAAAATTCGCTGATCACCCTGGAGAGCGACAAGGCCACCATGGAGGTGCCCGCTCCGTTTGATGGTCAAATCGAATCACTGTCGGTGAGCGTCGGGGACAAGGTATCCGAGGGTGACGTCATCGCCATGGCAGTACCCGCCGGAGGCGAAGCGGCGGACAGCGCCGAGGGCGCTGACGGGTCGGAAACCGACACGCCCGCCTCCGAGAGCCAGAGCGCAGTGGACGGTGGCGGCGGCACTCCCGCCCCGGCGCCGGCCCCCGCCAACAGCGAAGCACCGGCAGATGCCGACTGCGACGTGCTGGTCATTGGTGCAGGCCCCGGCGGCTACAGCGCGGCCTTCCGAGCCGCCGATCTGGGGCTGAAAACCATTATGGTGGAGCGCTATCCCAGCCTTGGTGGCGTCTGTCTCAACGTCGGCTGCATTCCGTCCAAGGCCCTTCTGCATGCCGCCAAGGTGATTGATGATGCCGAGTTCTTCGCCGATAACGGCATCGAATTCGGCAAGCCGAAAATCGACCTGAAAAAGCTCGAGGCCTGGAAATCCAGCGTGGTCGGCAAACTCACCGGCGGCCTGGAGGGGCTGGCCAAGCAGCGCAAGGTGGAGGTCGTCACCGGCCCGGCACATTTCGTGGACGATCACCACGTCAAGGTGGAGACCGCCGACGGCGAACGGCCGATCAGCTTCCGCAACGTGATCATCGCCGCCGGGTCCCGGCCGATCGCCCCGCCGGGGTTCGACCTCGACCACCCGCGGGTGATGGACTCCACCGACGCCCTCAAGCTCGAGGAAGTGCCGAAGCGCATGCTGGTCGTCGGTGGCGGCATCATCGGACTGGAGATGGCCTCGGTCTATCATGCGCTCGGCAGCGAGATCACCGTCGTCGAACTGGCCGACCGTCTCATGACCGGTGCCGATCCGGATATCGTCAAGCCATTCCGGAAGATCATCGACAAGCGCTATGCCAATATCTTCCTGAAAACCCGGGTGAGCGCCCTGGCGCCTGATGAATCCGGGGTCACGGTTCACTTCGAGGGCGGCAAGGCACCGGCCGAGGACCGCTTCGACCGGGTGCTCGTGTCCGTCGGCCGGCGACCCAACACCGACCTGCTCAACCTCGAAGCCACCGGTGTGCGGCTACTCGACAACGGCTGCATCGCCGCCGACGAGCAGATGCGCTCCAGTGTGTCGCATATCTTCGCCATCGGCGATCTGATCGGCCAGCCCATGCTCGCCCACAAGGCCGTCCACGAGGGCAAGGTCGCCGCGGAAGTGGCCGCCGGCGAGAAGAGCGCCTTTGACGCCCGCGTCATCCCATCGGTGGCTTACACCGACCCGGAAGTGGCCTGGGTAGGCGTTACCCAGGAGCAGGCGAAGGCCGAGGGCCTGGATGTGGAGGTCGGCAGCTTCCCTTGGGCGGCCAACGGCCGATCCCTTTCACTGGGCCGTGACGAGGGCATTACCAAGCTCATTTTCGAGAAGGGCACCGAGCGCATTGTTGGAGCTGGCATCGTCGGCCCCAACGCCGGCGACCTGATCGCCGAGGCGGGCCTGGCCATCGAAATGGGCGCGGATATGCACGATATCGGGCTGACGATTCATCCCCATCCCACGCTCTCGGAGACAGTGGGCATGGCGGCCGAGGCGGCTGCCGGGACACTGACGGATCTCTACATACCCAAGAAGAAACGCTGACCATCCATGAATCGAACCGCCACCGTCGTTGCCACGGGGCGCTACCTCCCGGAGCGCCTGGTGACCAACGACGAGCTGCGGTCGATCTTTGCCACCTCTGGCCGTGCCGAGATCATCGATGGCTTCGAAGCCCGCTCGGGTATCCTGCAGCGGTACCGTGCCGACCCCGGTCAGGCGACTTCCGACCTGGCCGTGGAGGCTGCCCGACAGGCCATGAGGCGGGCCGAGTGCCGGCCCGCCGACCTTGACCTGATCATTCTCGGCACCGACACACCCGATCACATCACCCCGGCCACGAGCGTCATCGTCCAGGCCAAACTCGGCGCTCTCAACGCCGGGACTTTCGATATCGGCTGCGCCTGCGCCTCGTTCCCGACCGCGCTCGCCACAGCGGCCGGCCTGGTGGCCGTCAACCCGGATATCCGGCGGGTGCTGGTGATCGGCGCTTATCTCATGCAGCGGCTGGCCGATCCCGATGACCCGATGTGTTTTTTCTACGGGGACGGCGCCGGGGCCGCCATCATCGAGCCCACTGAAGGACCCGGGCTGCTGGCCAGCGCTTTTCTCGCCGATGGCCGCTACGCCAACCACTGGAGCATCGCCGC
Proteins encoded in this region:
- the lpdA gene encoding dihydrolipoyl dehydrogenase, whose protein sequence is MSQAKEVRVPDIGDFDAVEIIEVLVSPGDTVEAENSLITLESDKATMEVPAPFDGQIESLSVSVGDKVSEGDVIAMAVPAGGEAADSAEGADGSETDTPASESQSAVDGGGGTPAPAPAPANSEAPADADCDVLVIGAGPGGYSAAFRAADLGLKTIMVERYPSLGGVCLNVGCIPSKALLHAAKVIDDAEFFADNGIEFGKPKIDLKKLEAWKSSVVGKLTGGLEGLAKQRKVEVVTGPAHFVDDHHVKVETADGERPISFRNVIIAAGSRPIAPPGFDLDHPRVMDSTDALKLEEVPKRMLVVGGGIIGLEMASVYHALGSEITVVELADRLMTGADPDIVKPFRKIIDKRYANIFLKTRVSALAPDESGVTVHFEGGKAPAEDRFDRVLVSVGRRPNTDLLNLEATGVRLLDNGCIAADEQMRSSVSHIFAIGDLIGQPMLAHKAVHEGKVAAEVAAGEKSAFDARVIPSVAYTDPEVAWVGVTQEQAKAEGLDVEVGSFPWAANGRSLSLGRDEGITKLIFEKGTERIVGAGIVGPNAGDLIAEAGLAIEMGADMHDIGLTIHPHPTLSETVGMAAEAAAGTLTDLYIPKKKR
- a CDS encoding 3-oxoacyl-ACP synthase III family protein, with product MNRTATVVATGRYLPERLVTNDELRSIFATSGRAEIIDGFEARSGILQRYRADPGQATSDLAVEAARQAMRRAECRPADLDLIILGTDTPDHITPATSVIVQAKLGALNAGTFDIGCACASFPTALATAAGLVAVNPDIRRVLVIGAYLMQRLADPDDPMCFFYGDGAGAAIIEPTEGPGLLASAFLADGRYANHWSIAAGGTAEPASHAAIDAGRTRVRLTRRYPPEINEDGWPRLLGRLAAQGGFTMDAVDMAVFTQVNAESINKVCDRVNLARDRAPKLMDRYGYTGSACVPIALDHMIEHGLAGPGDLITLLGSGVGYNMAGVALRLEENLPA